The following is a genomic window from Calliphora vicina chromosome 5, idCalVici1.1, whole genome shotgun sequence.
TTGGCCAGTGATAATGGTCCCGTATACGAAGAGATTTTAAGTAATCGTACCTCAGATGTACAACATTACAATGTCGACGATTTGTTACCGCATCATGACTACGAAGATGAACGTGTCATGCAGGCCGTCTATCAGcgccaacagcaacaacagagAATGTTGAAAAATCGCTATCCTCATAATGGTGGTGGTGGTAAGGGTGGTGTTGCGGTCGGTATTGTGGGTGGTCCTGTTATAATGCCGGGCAAAGTTCAACGTCCCCAACACGATTATGTGGATGATTTTGAGGGTCATGAGGCTGAAAGTCCCTATACGGATGATGAGGACGACGAGGAGGAGGAAGAGGAGCCCGATGATGAGGGCAGTGATGATCATTTACCGCCACAAAGTGACGAACGTATGCGTAGGCTAATGGCTATGCAGGATGCTGATTTTCAAAGAAGGTTTCAGTAAGTAAATGAAAAGAGaaatcatatttatattattcaccatgagtggtagtGAATCTCAATCTATGACCTATTTTTTGATATCCGGCTGAGTCATTAACATAGTCTTcaaggatatctaatgatagacctGTCAAAGATCTTTTAATGACGTATAAAACGCCATAAAAATTCGTAacgacaatgggtcaaaatcgggacaaatattttttaacccgtttTCTTTCACCAtaaattttcatgaattttttttcaccaacaattttttttcctctaaaatttgttcaccaaaaattatgatgattttttttttcaccaaaaaattgttttttttaacccaaattatttttcaccaCAGATTTTCATGAATTTGTTTTCctctaaaattttcattattttttttcaccaaaaaattgttttcctctaaaattttttaaatccaaaTGGGTCAAATcgggacaaatattttttaacccaatttctttttcaccacaaatttccatgaattttttttcaccaaaaatgttcatgaatttttttcaccaaaaaatagtttttttcaacccaatttctttttcaccacaaattttcatgaatttttttttcaccaaaaatttttttcctctaaaattgtttcaccaaaaatgttcatgaattctttttcaccacaaattttcatgaatttttttttcaccaaaaatttttttcctctaaaattttttcaccaaaaattttcatgaattttttttcaccaaaaaattgctttcctctaaaattttttaaatccaaatgggtcaaaatcgggacaaatattttttaacccaatttctttttcaccacaaattttcatgaattttttttccacaaaaattttaaatccaaaaaaattttttttagcaaaacattttttcacttaaaaaaatttttttaaaaaaaaattaatatttttcattgtagaaaaattaataaaaaattcttttaatattttcaatctcCCACTTTTCCTTTAGGCGTCAACTGCGTAAAAATGCCCAAGCCAGTGAGGGTACAGCATCAGCGCCCTGCTACAATGACTATCATGAACCCCAATATCCCTTGCCGCcacatcagcaacaacaactgcagcagcagcaacaacagcagccacAACTACAACAGCCGATAACGGTTTTTGGGGTAAGTAGCGGTGCTGGTGGTTCAGTGCGTAGTTTCAAAAAGACTACAACTGCCAACGGTAGCCGCTTAGCTGTTAATGAACTATTTGCCACCACACATGGTCCACCCTTGCCACCGGCCAATCAACATCCCATGCAAAAGAAGCAACAaatgcaacagcagcagcaacaacaacagcagctgcagctacaacagcaacaacaaatatcaCCACAATCAGTCAACAATATGCCAGTAGTGGGACGCAATATATCAGCCATGTTGGATGAAAATAATACTGTGAGATGTTATTTAGAGCCTTtagaaaagtaaacaaaacaaattaacaagaaaacaaaaaaacaaaacaaaaccaattaaatttaatacacaaaaacactttaaacattttatatacatataaatatttatatatataaagacattaattattattacatgtTCAAGGTGTATTTATTAAAacagattaaaagaaaaaagaaaagaaacagAAACCGATCGATAACTTagttaagctaaaatttaaatatattacaaacAAAACTCCTTCCTTATCCCCAATCAAagtaacaaaacaaacaaaaaattccttAAAGCAACATTAAAATCCTTTctctatatagaaaacaaaaaaaacaaaataatgtgtAGTAGAGGCAAAGCAAAAACCGCgcattaaatgtaattttcaaatggaaaacaaacaaaacaaaaaaaattcaaattatatacCATTACACTTGTAAGCTAAAGAAATACATTAAATGAAaagatatataatatatatataaattaaataaaaactcccctataaaacaaacaaaataaaagaaaaacatttgtaaCTTTAAGTATATAaactaaagaaagaaaaacctGCTATAAAAAATGCCATTTTGTTGACaattagattgatatttttatatataaaaaataattcgatatttattttttaattttttgtttttatgttttataacaAGCaatgttttcttctttttttttgtactttaatgcaaaatattaatatatacatatatttttatgcaaatacaaatctttttttattattattatttcaaattttgtggttttgataattccaaaaaaatttatcaattacATACAACCCTTAAGTAACCATTTAgttattaagttgaaattaagctaattttaatgattagatgtaaaatttcttaaaaaatgaaTCCCTAAACTAAAAACCTAAAAACCTGCCCCTCTCCCTTTGTAACCTCCCCCCCATGTGTAAATGCTTAGTATTTAAGATTTTGTTAAatgcaatttataattttgatttttcttttttggtttttattattttctccagctttaaatttatgaatttattattattttttgtttagtaaCTTTTTAAaaggactctttttttatatatattttttattattataattattattattttttattaacaaagaCTTATTAACATTGTGTTAGGGTATGCTTTATTATTCtatataatattatatttttaataattaataaaaagaaaaagatgaaaaaaacacacacaaatgtaaactttatgtaaatttataaaactcatatttaaaaaaagaaaaattaaaaaatttaataaatgtgtatagtatgaaatgaaaaaaggaaattgcgttattattttcgttatttgaaaactttAGTAACAGAACAGAAAATCaagttttttaatgtaaaatggGTATAATTGGGTCTATGTCCCAAATTACAGAAATATTATGCTTTCAATTTGAAAACtaagttaaataatatttcgatgtatatttattaatcataaatcatatttattaatcgctttaaaacttattttacgaatttttaaatcttttatcaACTGGCAAACACTTTTTCTTGAATAGAGCTGTTAATTTGAAATTCAGAGGAAACGGAAACGAAACGCCATGTTTTACATTATTGCCATATGCACTTTACACTAAACAAACATAAATGTGGCAACATGGTAATTTTGTGACAAGGTGGCTGCCTAAAAAAACAGTTGCCCTCAGTAGACATTTTTAGCATTTTCCTAGAAAATTCGGTTACATTATTATTCAATGTATCTTTATTAatgtttaaagataaattttaaaaccaatttaagaattaataagtatattctttaaaaaacagcagaataatttgtttatttaaaattaacagtATCTTCTCATCATTGCTAACATCATTGCCATACACACTATCAACAATTGATATGGCAacattattgttttgtttacattttgtgaCAAGGTGGCTGCCCAAATAAAAAACAGCTGTCTACAATTGAGTCattattttttgcatttattagtagaataagtaaataatagcaacataaattaaaacattattaaaaataagaacaaaatgacAGATTTTCAATGGCCCTGGGAATATACATTTCCACCATTTTTTACGTGAGTAAACAATTTTACCATTACCATGCCAAACTAATAATAAATCAATCATTTTTTAAAGACTACAACCCCACGAAGAGACACGCCAACAGCAGCTTAAAGTCTGgtgtgatttatttctaaaataccTCAAACATCTTAACAAATTCAGCGTTAACATACACGAAAACACATTTCCTTTGTTTTTCAATGAGTCCCTGAATCGACGTTTATCACCCGAGATGATAGTACAGATTTTGGAACAACTACAAAATACCAGACATGCCCATCCATTGGATAAGAAACGTCATGAATGGCAGGTGTATTGGCATACGTTAGATGAGTATGGTAATATGATTTATGACTGGATACAGGAGACGGGACAAACTAATAGTGTTTGTACACTATATGAAATTAGCCATGGTGAGAGTTCGGAGGgtaaaagtttttataatattgaCGAATCTGTATTACTAAGTGTATTACGGCAAATGGAGGAAAAGGGTCGCTGTGAGATAATAGAAATGGATGGTAGTTATGGTGTTAAGTTTTTCtaggttgtttttttaataaaaataaaagataccCTTCAAAAGTTTGTGTTTATAATTAAGGGGCAATTCTCGGGTATCTTAGGAATaaaagtttttggaaattttaaaatcatcttGAAACGAATTCCATATATATTTCATATTGATTTCTAAAAACATTCAAATCATAAATGAcaacattgaaataaaaaaggttgtatttaaattctctaaaaagaaaaaaaacatttattacatttaaatcatggcagaacaagcatttaaatgaaatttctatTATTTCTTCTGTTTATAGCTTcttgaatatttcgaattttcgaacatattataaaaaaacttttattctgATACTATTTTGAATATACTTTAGAAtaaatgaacatttttaatttttttatcaaaatattttagttcgaacttgaaaaattttataaattggcctcaaataaaactaaaagtatttttttaagaatcctcataatctagaaattattttaactgcttaaaatttattcaaacataagttcgaattttcgaacttaatatTGCTTTGTCATCAGTTTTATACATGATGCTTCCAacataacttcgaattttcACTTTATATACATTAAGATGtggtaaaatgttgaaaaaagtcgaaaatattcaataaaaagtaccaaaatttcgatttaaataaaaaagtcgaaTGTACGACGGAACAacctttaaaaatctaaaaatgtcGATtggtcgactttttgtttcaactatgGAACCCTACATATgattatttacttttaaaacatCTCTGTCTTTACAATTTCGTAAACATCTGGCAATCTGTATTGTTTATGccgctttttgttttttttttgtcagatttttttgtaaaataaatttgttgcacgaaaatggctaattttgtaagtattttgggaaaatttcttattaaaacattaaaaaatcattaaaactaaaaaaatctagGCCCTCAAAGTTGAGGAAATCATAAATGAggtaaataaaatccatttaGTGACATTACAACATGCGGCCGAAATTTCTCCATTTGTGCATGATCGCTCCATTGGCCCCGATATGGAATTGATAGATTATAAGGAAAATGAATTGCCTAAGGATCGTTTGAAGGgtgaaaatattgaattaaacaAAGATTTGacaaaaagtgataaaaatgaAATCAACAAAAAGAAAACGCCTTGTAAAGAGAAACAAAACAGCCCCCACCACAATGAGGAGAAGTTGCACAGGGAACCTAACAGTTTGCATGtgagttttgaatattttaactaGTTTGCTAGCTTATTAAAACTATTATAATTTAGAGTTTAGATTTTCAAACGATAAACTCCAGCATTTTGCTTAGAGATGCTGAGGAAAAACGTAAACGTTCGATACGCCAACAAATGATCGACATGCAAGAGAAACACTTGAATATAATGCATCAAACTTTACAACCCTTAGAGGAGAAACAGCAAGAGGAGCGTCGTAAATGGCTGGAAAAGAAGCGACGCAGTGATTCTCAAATTCTACAAAAGGTCGAACAACAATCCGTCCAGGACGTCAAAGAACATGAACGTCAATTGGAAAGTTTACGCCTGcaaacacaaaaacaattacaattGATATCCTTTCAGGGAATTTCTCAATATCAATCGAAATTTCGGCATAAATATGAAAGCATTGTGCATCTGTTAATGTCCATAGACAAGCAAGCCTTAATGTCTTGTGCGgagtataataaaaaattaaaggaatTGATACAGATGTTTGAGCAGTTGATAGGTAAAATCAAGTCGGGTGAATGTGGACCCACCGAATTAAAAACGGccgaaaatttgtgcaaatcttTAGAGGATTTAGAAATAAGTATATTAGAGGCTTGTAAGCAGGAGAAAACCAAGCTGGAAGAACAACAGAGAGAACAACAACAGAAAGAAGAAGAACTAGCAAAACAAGAACAAGCTCAACAGGCTCAAAAAGTATCCGaagaacaacagcagcaacaacaacagcagttgcaggaacaacagcagcaacaacagacACAATTAACCAACCCTCCTCAACAAATTTCTACAGAAACACCCAAGACACAACCTCCTGCACAGCCACCCAACACAGATAGTGGTAGCATGGGCTCCTCTCAATTTGTTAGTGCTGAACGTTTTGAGTTCTACACAAAAATCAATACATTTTATCAGGAAAAAGTTGAAAGAGTCAAAGTCTTACAGTCCGATGAGTCTATGAAAAAGTATCGTTTTGATTGTCAGAAAAACATTAATATACCAGTAAATGCCATCTCGGCCGTTAGCCAGCAACATATACAGGATAAATTTGATAAACTGTTTACATTTGTAACCGCACAACCTACATTGGGTAGAGATTATTGTATTCTGCTGATGGCCAAAAAGTTTGTGGGTCAAGGAGAGACCACCATATCCAGTAATCCGCAGGCCGCCTTTCCCGTAGCCTCCGTCATTGTTTCGCTATGGAAACATATACCCGAATTCGGTCAACTATTTCTGGCTTATGTCTTCAAAGAGTGTCCGTTTCTGGTGCCCTACTTTATACCCCAAAAGAAGGGACAAACCATAGAAGAATACTCAAAAGTATTGGGCTATCGCATAACAGAGGGTCAAATTGAGACCCAGGATATGTATTTGAAACGGCAAACGGGTGTGGCTCGTCTCTATGCAGCTGTAATGATAACATTAGGCCGGCAACAAGATGGTCCCGCACATCCTTATGGCATAGAACATGCCTGGCGTTGGCTGACCAACTTTGTAGCCTTAGATCCGTTACCTGATATCTGTGCCACTTTAATTATGGAAATATTACAAATTGTAGGCAGCGATTTGTGGTCGGCGTATGGCAAACAATTTGTCAAATTGCTGTTCTttatacaacaacaatattttcccAGATTATCGGCAGTGGATGAAGGTGGCCCAAGAGCCAGATTAGAATTGTTATTAGGAAACTTTTTACGAGAAGGACAAATACAAAAGCCTCAAGGTATATTGCCGCCAGgattttggtaagaatttaaattacatttacatattattaaaaaaacaagcaaTTATTATTGCAAACAAGTCTTAAATAAATGAACCCGAAAACTGAAAGGGAAAAACAATACATCTGTACAATGTACTATCAACTGCATTCTATATACCTAGAAGTTGAAAAATACTTCGTTTTATTGAGCACAAAAATACATTGATCTTATTAGCAGTCATcgttttattattgattacacctcctttattattttatacactcaatttaaattttattaagaaattgattatttttgtttgtttaacattttgttgCACTTTTACTTTGTTTAATTTGCAAactattgtttctttttttttgtgtatatcaaccatttttgttagttatttatttcattttaaacatgcgttttctatatttttttttcgatagtATGTTTTCCTGTagggttttaaaaaaaagattggaAATGTTTCCTAAACAAAAGTCTTTAGTCATCGTCGTCCTCCTCATCTTCCAGATCCAAGTCGTCAAGTTCATCGGCCAAACCCATAAATAGATCCTTATTAATGGGTGCAGCATCCGAGGCAGGTGCATTTGAGTCATCAGCTTCAACGGCTGCAGCAGCCGCTTCTTCTTGCTCAattttagctatattattggctTGTTCTTTTAACCGTGACTCAGATGCCACGGTACCAGAACCATCAGCCTCCTGGGCTTCTAAAGTCAAAGCGGCCAAATCCAATTCTTTGTATTCCATGCCCTCCTCATCTTCGTCACGATTGTACATTTCGAAAGCAGCATCACCATCCTCCATGGGACCATCATCAACCAAGTCGGGATTAAAGCTGAACATTTCTCTGCCAGAAATACCAAACTGTTTGCCTTTGCTGTAGTCGTTCTTTTTGCGCTCCTCGTCGGCAGCCAGTTTTTCTTTCTTCTCTTGGACTTTGCGTTTCTTCCAGGCCAAGAAAGTTTCCAAAGTGACTTTGGTGGTGTTGGAGCCCAAGGCAGCTCTTTCTTTTTCAATCAAATCCACCAATGAAAGTTCGGAAGGTTTATTTTCATCCATCTTCTTTTTGTCCTTTTTCAAGACATATCCGGCTGGCAAAGCATGACGGTAAATACATTTTTCACCGTTTGGACACTCCCAAAACCAaccatattttgatttttccacagcttcaataaagtatttgcaaatctttaaaaataaaataattgcaattaGTAAATACTTGTCAACTTTTATACAATAGATGTATACTTACAATATCTGTTGTAGGTCTTTTTTTCTCGTCGGCATGTTTTTGATCCACCACTTCCTTTAGCTTGGCATCGTCCCAGTTTCTCATGTCGTCTTCACCATCGTCACGCATATCCACATACATGGAACGTTTTTCAACCTTATTTTCGACTGTTAGATCGTGAGAGAATTTACATCTGTCGCCCTTGGTACAGAGGCCTTGCTTAAAGAATGCACATACCACCGATTTGGGATCAGTGCCCTTTTCAACCTTTTGCGCTTGCACAGGCTTGAAAATGGATGCCAACTCCTTTAACTCTTGCAATTTCTTTTCCTTCTCATCCTTCTTTTTGTTGGCATCTGTCTTGGGATGCAGACCACCACTTTGCACTTGCTTGGAAACTTGTTGTATGAACTTTTGCTGCTTAGCTCCCTTCTTATTCTTTAAGCCGAAAGTCTTGTCCTGTAGCAAAgagaaatttttgcaaaatgatAATGATTACTTGTCAAggttttttttgtggaaataattggaatttttcTTCTTGCTCAAGTTGaggttatgtttttttattagttgCAGTTGTCTGCATGTTGTTggctttaatttgttaattttttcctGTTCAATTTGCTTACCTCGATAACCTTCTCCTTTTTCTTTAGTTCCGTCTTTTTACTTGCCCCAGAATTAGTCTTTTTAGGAGGCATTCTTAAGctttaattaatgtaaacactggataaaattttaagaaatttacaaaGTTGTGGAATTTTTGTGCTCGTGTACAGAGAGCGGCTGCGTTAAGAACTGTCAAATATGACAACATAATTTTACGTAGAGATGCCACATAACTGGTTGATGTTGGGAAAGTTGCCATAGTTTTAAGCATAAGTCAGGGTTAGGAAAACAATTGTTTTCGAATTatcggtttttttgaaattatatacACCGAAAGATCTTTAATTCAATTTAGTTGataacttttgcaatttttttcactgaaatactgaaaaaaaagggaaaacatttttcaaaaaatttagttttttaataaaggaGTACGTGCTGTGTGATACAATctttaatgtatttaaatttcatataggatcatccaaaaattgtatttcttttatAATCTGGGTTTTGCACTTTTAGAAATTTGTAGATAAATCTGAAGATTTTCTTCTAAATTTGAGAGAGGCCTAAGGGGTTATATTCCCTTAAATGAGCCAATTTTGATATCTATTCTATAAGAGGAAAAATATTTGACCCATTTTAATTGTtccgtatttttttaaaaattttttaaacggtTATTTGCAAAGATATAGACGATTTAAGAATTCttgatattttcatataaaaatcgattttctctattaaacggttatttacaaagatatagacgatttaagaatttttgatattttcaaataaaaatcgagttttggtcagaaatatgagagaTCACCGATCAGCTtcttttctctattaaacgcttatttacaaagatatagacgatttaagaatttttgatattttcatataaaaatcgatttttggtcagaaatatgagtgatcaccgatcgacctccttttctctattaaatgcttatttacaaacatatagacgatttaagaatttttgatattttcatataaaaattgatttttggtcagaaatatgagtgatcaccgatcgacctccttttctctaTTAAGCGGTTATTTACAAAgacgatttaagaattttttaagattttcatataaaaatcgatttttggtcagaaatacgagtgatcaccgatcgacctccttttctctattaaacgcttatttacaa
Proteins encoded in this region:
- the Vps25 gene encoding vacuolar protein-sorting-associated protein 25, with translation MTDFQWPWEYTFPPFFTLQPHEETRQQQLKVWCDLFLKYLKHLNKFSVNIHENTFPLFFNESLNRRLSPEMIVQILEQLQNTRHAHPLDKKRHEWQVYWHTLDEYGNMIYDWIQETGQTNSVCTLYEISHGESSEGKSFYNIDESVLLSVLRQMEEKGRCEIIEMDGSYGVKFF
- the Gle1 gene encoding mRNA export factor Gle1, which codes for MANFALKVEEIINEVNKIHLVTLQHAAEISPFVHDRSIGPDMELIDYKENELPKDRLKGENIELNKDLTKSDKNEINKKKTPCKEKQNSPHHNEEKLHREPNSLHSLDFQTINSSILLRDAEEKRKRSIRQQMIDMQEKHLNIMHQTLQPLEEKQQEERRKWLEKKRRSDSQILQKVEQQSVQDVKEHERQLESLRLQTQKQLQLISFQGISQYQSKFRHKYESIVHLLMSIDKQALMSCAEYNKKLKELIQMFEQLIGKIKSGECGPTELKTAENLCKSLEDLEISILEACKQEKTKLEEQQREQQQKEEELAKQEQAQQAQKVSEEQQQQQQQQLQEQQQQQQTQLTNPPQQISTETPKTQPPAQPPNTDSGSMGSSQFVSAERFEFYTKINTFYQEKVERVKVLQSDESMKKYRFDCQKNINIPVNAISAVSQQHIQDKFDKLFTFVTAQPTLGRDYCILLMAKKFVGQGETTISSNPQAAFPVASVIVSLWKHIPEFGQLFLAYVFKECPFLVPYFIPQKKGQTIEEYSKVLGYRITEGQIETQDMYLKRQTGVARLYAAVMITLGRQQDGPAHPYGIEHAWRWLTNFVALDPLPDICATLIMEILQIVGSDLWSAYGKQFVKLLFFIQQQYFPRLSAVDEGGPRARLELLLGNFLREGQIQKPQGILPPGFW
- the LOC135960815 gene encoding zinc finger CCCH domain-containing protein 15 homolog, whose translation is MPPKKTNSGASKKTELKKKEKVIEDKTFGLKNKKGAKQQKFIQQVSKQVQSGGLHPKTDANKKKDEKEKKLQELKELASIFKPVQAQKVEKGTDPKSVVCAFFKQGLCTKGDRCKFSHDLTVENKVEKRSMYVDMRDDGEDDMRNWDDAKLKEVVDQKHADEKKRPTTDIICKYFIEAVEKSKYGWFWECPNGEKCIYRHALPAGYVLKKDKKKMDENKPSELSLVDLIEKERAALGSNTTKVTLETFLAWKKRKVQEKKEKLAADEERKKNDYSKGKQFGISGREMFSFNPDLVDDGPMEDGDAAFEMYNRDEDEEGMEYKELDLAALTLEAQEADGSGTVASESRLKEQANNIAKIEQEEAAAAAVEADDSNAPASDAAPINKDLFMGLADELDDLDLEDEEDDDD